A window from Plodia interpunctella isolate USDA-ARS_2022_Savannah chromosome 2, ilPloInte3.2, whole genome shotgun sequence encodes these proteins:
- the LOC128679039 gene encoding lysosomal Pro-X carboxypeptidase isoform X2 yields MWRFNYIVYTVITFALSFANSEYTYETKWFTVPLDHFSFQRNETFKIKYLVNDTYWDRSRGPIFFYTGNEGQIEQFAKYTGFIWENAEEFKAKIVFAEHRYYGGSMPFGNKSLDNEHIGYLTAAQALADYADLVDYLQGGAQKPHYPVIAFGGSYGGMLAAYFRMKYPHLVTGAIAASAPVHMFTGMVPCDVFDRIVTSSFSFAGDKKNCSANIKASWKVLRNFITSKNNTDWLKTEWRLCDAVNTTNIKSLIDYLKDMYTNMAMVNYPYESSFLMPLPANPVRSACQFLNKELEGTDLLKAVGKVLEMYTNYDKNNKCVDFKSDNYGNLDASGWDYQACTEMVMPMCTNETDMFEASTWNFSSYSEDCHKKYNVFPRPDAARIQYGGDRLQAATNIVFSNGLLDPWAGGGILNSVSPSTIAVIIINTAHHLDLMPSNKNDPKTVRMTRNIHKQQINKWIREFWK; encoded by the exons ATGTGGCGATTTAACTACATCGTTTACACTGTAATTACATTTGCACTCTCTTTCGCGAACTCGGAGTATACTTACGAGACGAAATGGTTCACAGTGCCATTAGACCATTTCAGTTTCCAAAGGAATGAGACGTTCAAGATAAAGTATTTGGTGAACGACACTTATTGGGATAGGAGCCGCGGACCTATCTTCTTTTACACTGGAAATGAG gGTCAAATCGAACAATTTGCGAAGTACACCGGCTTCATCTGGGAGAATGCTGAGGAGTTTAAAGCCAAAATCGTATTTGCTGAACACAG ATATTACGGCGGGTCGATGCCCTTCGGTAACAAGTCCCTGGACAACGAGCACATCGGCTACCTGACGGCTGCGCAGGCGCTGGCTGACTACGCTGACCTGGTGGACTATCTCCAGGGCGGCGCGCAGAAGCCGCACTACCCCGTCATAGCTTTTGGAG GATCCTACGGCGGTATGCTGGCCGCCTACTTCCGTATGAAGTACCCGCACCTGGTGACCGGCGCCATCGCAGCCTCGGCGCCTGTCCACATGTTCACAGGCATGGTGCCTTGTGACGTGTTTGACAGAATCGTGACCTCAAGCTTCAGCTTCGCCGGGGACAAGAAAAACTGCTCGGCCAATATCAAAGCGTCTTGGAAAGTGCTGAG AAACTTCATCACGTCCAAAAACAACACAGACTGGCTCAAAACCGAATGGCGACTTTGCGACGCAGTGAACACTACGAACATCAAATCCTTGATAGACTACCTAAAGGATATGTACACAAACATGGCGATGGTCAACTACCCGTACGAGAGTTCCTTCCTGATGCCGCTCCCAGCTAACCCGGTGCGGAGCGCCTGCCAGTTTCTCAATAAGGAACTGGAAGGCACGGATTTGTTAAAG GCTGTTGGAAAAGTGCTAGAAATGTACACAAACTATGACAAGAACAACAAGTGTGTGGACTTCAAATCTGACAATTATGGGAATCTGGATGCGAGCGGCTGGGACTACCAG GCCTGCACAGAAATGGTAATGCCAATGTGCACGAACGAGACAGACATGTTCGAGGCTTCGACCTGGAACTTCAGTAGCTACTCCGAGGACTGCCACAAGAAGTACAACGTGTTCCCTCGGCCTGATGCCGCCAGGATACAGTATGGCGGCGACAGGCTGCAGGCTGCAACTAACATTGTCTTTAGTAATGGACTGCTCGACCCTTGGGCTGGag GTGGCATCCTGAACAGCGTGAGCCCGTCCACCATCGCCGTGATTATTATCAACACAGCTCACCACCTAGACCTGATGCCCAGCAACAAGAACGACCCGAAAACAGTCCGGATGACCAGGAATATCCACAAACAGCAAATAAACAAGTGGATTAGAGAGTTCTGGAAGTAA
- the LOC128679039 gene encoding lysosomal Pro-X carboxypeptidase isoform X1, translating into MWRFNYIVYTVITFALSFANSEYTYETKWFTVPLDHFSFQRNETFKIKYLVNDTYWDRSRGPIFFYTGNEGQIEQFAKYTGFIWENAEEFKAKIVFAEHRYYGGSMPFGNKSLDNEHIGYLTAAQALADYADLVDYLQGGAQKPHYPVIAFGGSYGGMLAAYFRMKYPHLVTGAIAASAPVHMFTGMVPCDVFDRIVTSSFSFAGDKKNCSANIKASWKVLRNFITSKNNTDWLKTEWRLCDAVNTTNIKSLIDYLKDMYTNMAMVNYPYESSFLMPLPANPVRSACQFLNKELEGTDLLKEYTGDIAVGKVLEMYTNYDKNNKCVDFKSDNYGNLDASGWDYQACTEMVMPMCTNETDMFEASTWNFSSYSEDCHKKYNVFPRPDAARIQYGGDRLQAATNIVFSNGLLDPWAGGGILNSVSPSTIAVIIINTAHHLDLMPSNKNDPKTVRMTRNIHKQQINKWIREFWK; encoded by the exons ATGTGGCGATTTAACTACATCGTTTACACTGTAATTACATTTGCACTCTCTTTCGCGAACTCGGAGTATACTTACGAGACGAAATGGTTCACAGTGCCATTAGACCATTTCAGTTTCCAAAGGAATGAGACGTTCAAGATAAAGTATTTGGTGAACGACACTTATTGGGATAGGAGCCGCGGACCTATCTTCTTTTACACTGGAAATGAG gGTCAAATCGAACAATTTGCGAAGTACACCGGCTTCATCTGGGAGAATGCTGAGGAGTTTAAAGCCAAAATCGTATTTGCTGAACACAG ATATTACGGCGGGTCGATGCCCTTCGGTAACAAGTCCCTGGACAACGAGCACATCGGCTACCTGACGGCTGCGCAGGCGCTGGCTGACTACGCTGACCTGGTGGACTATCTCCAGGGCGGCGCGCAGAAGCCGCACTACCCCGTCATAGCTTTTGGAG GATCCTACGGCGGTATGCTGGCCGCCTACTTCCGTATGAAGTACCCGCACCTGGTGACCGGCGCCATCGCAGCCTCGGCGCCTGTCCACATGTTCACAGGCATGGTGCCTTGTGACGTGTTTGACAGAATCGTGACCTCAAGCTTCAGCTTCGCCGGGGACAAGAAAAACTGCTCGGCCAATATCAAAGCGTCTTGGAAAGTGCTGAG AAACTTCATCACGTCCAAAAACAACACAGACTGGCTCAAAACCGAATGGCGACTTTGCGACGCAGTGAACACTACGAACATCAAATCCTTGATAGACTACCTAAAGGATATGTACACAAACATGGCGATGGTCAACTACCCGTACGAGAGTTCCTTCCTGATGCCGCTCCCAGCTAACCCGGTGCGGAGCGCCTGCCAGTTTCTCAATAAGGAACTGGAAGGCACGGATTTGTTAAAG GAGTATACTGGAGATATA GCTGTTGGAAAAGTGCTAGAAATGTACACAAACTATGACAAGAACAACAAGTGTGTGGACTTCAAATCTGACAATTATGGGAATCTGGATGCGAGCGGCTGGGACTACCAG GCCTGCACAGAAATGGTAATGCCAATGTGCACGAACGAGACAGACATGTTCGAGGCTTCGACCTGGAACTTCAGTAGCTACTCCGAGGACTGCCACAAGAAGTACAACGTGTTCCCTCGGCCTGATGCCGCCAGGATACAGTATGGCGGCGACAGGCTGCAGGCTGCAACTAACATTGTCTTTAGTAATGGACTGCTCGACCCTTGGGCTGGag GTGGCATCCTGAACAGCGTGAGCCCGTCCACCATCGCCGTGATTATTATCAACACAGCTCACCACCTAGACCTGATGCCCAGCAACAAGAACGACCCGAAAACAGTCCGGATGACCAGGAATATCCACAAACAGCAAATAAACAAGTGGATTAGAGAGTTCTGGAAGTAA
- the Atac2 gene encoding cysteine-rich protein 2-binding protein — MSVCKYCEELENKQDKPGLVCKTCLNFVHLSCLRRPGTPGDFACDVFFDFVCEDCTPERKELFKRNKFPWVNVILLTLHHLNWHSYGISNHGFFHYKTHICSFIDRYWHQLFGGNIKQKKNWVGTIAGVLSIYNNIVFRSGSVALGETGWWKLMHGFSPAVAAHIVQELARDKPKGRPRNQMSLDMTLFVAKVTEMGYKDLINNDDLDNMPLIEPAKKRRLDYEATSSMSNTSHYELVDSDSRNEVGDECSYDEMDFKETSFRGFEFANYGHVAPQHSDSSSIHSLTQVPYYDSDSRSRSPTFTQPELTGDRPEKVRETKPKKDPEENVFVKRDSLFSTQLNSVDLPWIEKLPEKREDLVELTQYEEVQLLKQVEGLSHKVADPCGKARLRRLAATLRLRRLKRHKQLPIFELDKRVKVLGGYVTEDTKVIAGSERVLDRFQRSSTHAACGTVWSGGGGGGALLSAAHAAAAPGRAALSAAPLRPYIRRDAAAAPLWLRLTDELLRKANKNVPGYEPPPHATLDYSYVRPQHIAAVNDLCAQHFWPGIDLTEALQYPEFSCVVTYKRLVVACAFLVPDAGHNEAYISFILTRPEWRKAKIGTFMLYHLLQTCSGKDVTLHVSPTNPAIFLYQKFGFKVEELIQDFYEKYYDIEYKGCRHALFLRLIR, encoded by the exons ATGTCTGTGTGTAAATACTGTGAGGAGCTAGAAAATAAGCAAGACAAACCAGGCCTAGTCTGCAAGACTTGCCtgaattttgtacatttatcgTGCCTGCGTCGGCCCGGAACTCCTGGCGACTTTGCCTGTGATGTCTTCTTCGATTTTGTCTGTGAAGACTGCACCCCAGAAAGGAAGGAACTGTTTAAACGGAATAAGTTTCCTTG GGTGAATGTGATATTACTGACACTGCACCACCTCAATTGGCACTCCTATGGCATCAGTAATCATGGATTTTTCCACTACAAGACACATATTTGCTCATTTATTGACAGATATTGGCACCAACTCTTTGGTGGTAATAT TAAACAAAAGAAGAACTGGGTGGGCACAATCGCCGGAGTCCTGTCAATTTACAACAACATAGTGTTCCGCTCCGGATCAGTCGCTCTTGGGGAGACAGGCTGGTGGAAACTAATGCACGGCTTCTCGCCAGCTGTTGCTGCACATattg TGCAAGAATTAGCCCGAGACAAACCCAAAGGCCGTCCACGTAACCAGATGTCTTTAGACATGACTCTTTTCGTCGCCAAGGTCACAGAAATGG GTTACAAGGATCTCATTAACAATGATGACTTAGACAACATGCCATTAATAGAGCCCGCCAAGAAGAGGAGGCTGGACTATGAAGCCACCTCCAGTATGTCAAACACTTCTCACTACGAGCTAGTGGATTCCGACAGCAG AAATGAGGTGGGCGACGAATGCAGTTACGACGAGATGGACTTCAAGGAGACCAGCTTTAGAGGATTCGAGTTCGCGAATTATGGTCACGTGGCGCCGCAGCAT aGCGACTCATCAAGTATCCACTCGCTGACACAAGTCCCGTATTACGACTCAGACTCGCGCAGTCGCTCCCCGACCTTCACTCAGCCGGAACTTACCGGAGACAGACCGGAAAAAGTCCGGGAAACAAAACCGAAGAAGGATCCGGAAGAAAATGTTTTCGTCAAGAGAGATTCGCTGTTCTCTACGCAATTGAACTCTGTGGACTTGCCTTGGATTGAAAAG CTTCCAGAAAAACGCGAAGACCTAGTGGAGCTGACGCAATACGAAGAGGTCCAGCTGCTGAAACAGGTGGAGGGCCTGTCGCACAAGGTCGCCGACCCCTGCGGCAAGGCGCGCCTGCGCAGGCTCGCCGCCACACTCCGCCTGCGCAGGCTGAAGCGCCACAAGCAACTGCCGATCTTCGAATTAGACAA GAGGGTGAAAGTGTTGGGAGGCTACGTAACAGAAGACACGAAAGTAATCGCCGGTTCTGAACGAGTGCTCGACAGGTTCCAAAGATCT TCGACGCACGCGGCGTGCGGCACAGTGTggagcggcggcggcggcggcggcgcgctgcTGAGCGCGGCGCACGCAGCCGCCGCGCCCGGGCGCGCCGCGCTCAGCGCCGCGCCGCTGCGGCCCTACATCCGCCGcgacgccgccgccgcgccgctCTGGCTGCGGCTCACCGACGAACTGCTCAGGAAAGCCAacaa AAACGTGCCAGGCTACGAGCCCCCTCCACACGCGACACTGGACTACTCGTACGTGCGGCCGCAGCACATCGCGGCGGTCAACGACCTCTGCGCGCAGCACTTCTGGCCCGGCATCGACT tgACCGAAGCCCTTCAATATCCAGAGTTCAGCTGCGTGGTGACATACAAGCGTTTAGTTGTGGCTTGCGCGTTCCTAGTCCCTGACGCGGGTCACAATGAGGCGTACATATCATTCATACTAACCCGGCCCGAGTGGAGGAAAGCGAAGATTGGTACCTTCATGCTGTATCATCTGCTGCAG aCATGTTCAGGCAAAGATGTTACCCTCCATGTGTCACCAACAAACCCAGCCATATTCCTGTATCAGAAATTTGGCTTCAAG GTAGAAGAACTCATACAAGATTTCTACGAGAAGTATTACGATATAGAATACAAGGGATGCCGGCACGCTTTGTTTCTACGTCTCATTCGATAA
- the Ada2a gene encoding transcriptional adapter 2A, which produces MSQDILQTNCDFCREHAHEPYIECCECDTNLCTACFAAGKEVGSHKNDHKYAIRRNDFPLFENCNWSAREESKLLSALSTYGYGNWEEISKFVHTRSKLECQEHYKKYYIENVQYEELQLLPETEQSLFPQPIVPYLYSTDVSTNPPRNNQSDQHLAGYNAHRSEFELSYDHNAESLFNIEDSYSDEDEEDEAMMDSLKIALVNSLNNRLRERQRRYKIIQNHGLIMPNKLASWLQRFEVTITRQRCEKLLSFMQFMTGMQYDAFMEGLNLESELMQRILRLCEYRKNGIKTLYAARLYKQLKKENDLQIKELKFCTTIMQKKFDSTSPIKNRLDKLSTCRNKMKRTSMPLEIIDLPGFHLLSDSEKALCSSLRLVPVNYLEIKDQLVSENNKLGFLRLLDARRIVKIDVNKTRKIYDYLITEGFVNKPPALI; this is translated from the coding sequence ATGTCTCAGGATATACTTCAGACAAATTGCGACTTTTGTCGGGAGCACGCCCACGAACCTTACATAGAATGCTGCGAGTGTGATACAAATCTGTGCACGGCTTGTTTTGCCGCTGGTAAGGAAGTTGGGTCACATAAAAATGATCACAAATACGCGATACGTAGGAACGATTTTCCCTTGTTTGAAAATTGCAATTGGTCTGCTAGAGAAGAATCTAAGTTACTATCGGCGTTATCGACTTATGGTTACGGCAATTGGGAGGAGATATCTAAATTCGTACACACTCGTTCGAAATTAGAATGCCAGGAGCACTATAAGAAGTATTACATAGAAAATGTTCAGTACGAAGAATTGCAACTGTTGCCGGAGACTGAACAGTCTTTATTTCCACAACCAATAGTACCATATTTGTATAGCACGGATGTAAGTACAAATCCACCACGAAATAATCAGTCAGATCAGCACTTAGCTGGTTATAATGCTCACAGATCAGAATTTGAGCTGAGTTATGACCACAATGCAGAGAGTTTGTTCAACATTGAGGATAGTTACTCGGACGAAGATGAAGAGGATGAGGCTATGATGGACAGCTTGAAGATAGCTCTAGTGAATTCTCTCAATAATCGTCTGAGGGAGCGCCAAAGAAGGTACAAGATAATACAAAATCATGGCTTAATAATGCCAAATAAATTGGCATCATGGCTACAGAGGTTTGAGGTCACAATAACCAGACAGAGATGCGAGAAATTGCTCTCTTTTATGCAATTCATGACAGGGATGCAGTATGATGCTTTTATGGAAGGGCTCAACTTGGAATCGGAGTTGATGCAACGGATATTACGTCTATGCGAGTATAGGAAAAATGGTATCAAGACATTATATGCTGCAAGACTGTACAAGCAGTTGAAGAAAGAAAATGACTTACAAATAAAGGAGCTGAAGTTTTGCACAACAATAATGCAGAAGAAATTTGATAGCACATCACCAATCAAAAATAGGCTTGATAAACTCAGCACATGTCGGAATAAAATGAAGAGGACTTCAATGCCACTTGAGATAATTGATTTGCCTGGCTTCCATCTTCTCAGCGATTCTGAGAAGGCACTGTGCTCCAGTTTACGACTAGTACCTGTAAACTATTTAGAAATCAAGGATCAACTTGTGTCAGAGAACAATAAATTGGGATTCCTGCGTCTGCTCGACGCTCGGAGGATAGTTAAGATAGATGTGAATAAAACTAGAAAAATCTATGATTATCTAATTACTGAAGGCTTTGTGAACAAGCCACCGGCgctaatttga
- the LOC128678803 gene encoding dnaJ protein homolog 1, translating into MGKDYYKILGISKGATDDEIKKAYRKLALKYHPDKNKAAGAEERFKEVAEAYEVLSDKKKREIYDAHGEEGLKGGMGGHNGPGGGQSFSYTFHGDPRATFAQFFGSASPFQAFFDLNGGSGGGTTMFFDRDMDVDMDPFANMGMGTARPGGPGGAFRSHSFNFHGSPNRKEKTQDPPIEHDLYVSLEDIARGCVKKMKISRRVIQPDGTSKKEDKVLTIHVKPGWKAGTKITFQKEGDQGRNKIPADIVFIIRDKPHPNFKREGSDIRYTAKVSLKQALCGTIIEVPTMSGEKLTVNLQGEVVKPHTVKRFPGYGLPFPKEPTRKGDLLVAFDIKFPDRLSSGVKEILMDTLPN; encoded by the exons ATGGGTAAagattactataaaatattaggaatCTCGAAAGGCGCGACAGACGATGAAATTAAGAAGGCCTACCGTAAATTAGCTCTGAAATACCACCCTGACAAGAACAAGGCTGCGGGCGCTGAGGAGAGGTTCAAAGAAGTGGCTGAGGCTTACGAGGTGTTGTCTGATAAAAAGAAGAGAGAAATCTACGATGCGCACGGCGAGGAGGGTCTGAAGGGAGGAATGGGCGGCCACAACGGGCCTGGAGGCGGCCAGTCGTTCTCCTACACATTCCACGGTGATCCGAGGGCGACTTTCGCTCAGTTCTTTGGCTCGGCAAGTCCGTTCCAAGCTTTCTTCGACCTCAACGGTGGCAGTGGCGGAGGCACGACGATGTTCTTCGACCGCGACATGGACGTCGATATGGATCCCTTCGCGAACATGGGCATGGGAACGGCGCGGCCTGGAGGCCCGGGAGGCGCTTTCCGCAGCCACAGTTTCAATTTCCACGGATCGCCAAATAGGAAAGAAAAAACTCAAGATCCGCCCATTGAGCACGATCTATACGTGTCATTGGAAGACATCGCTCGCGGATGTGTTAAAAAGATGAAAATTTCGCGCCGCGTCATCCAACCAGATGGCACGTCAAAGAAAGAAGACAAAGTGTTGACCATCCATGTAAAACCGGGTTGGAAAGCCGGCACAAAGATTACGTTCCAGAAAGAGGGTGATCAAGGAAGGAATAAGATTCCGGCTGACATTGTGTTCATCATCCGGGACAAGCCACATCCTAATTTCAAACGTGAGGGCAGTGACATCAGATATACAGCAAAGGTCTCACTCAAACAG GCTCTCTGTGGCACAATCATCGAAGTTCCTACGATGTCTGGTGAAAAGTTAACAGTGAATCTTCAAGGAGAAGTAGTGAAGCCCCATACAGTCAAGAGGTTCCCCGGCTATGGTCTTCCATTCCCCAAGGAACCAACAAGGAAGGGAGATCTCCTTGTTGCCTTTGACATCAAGTTCCCCGACCGTTTAAGTTCAGGAGTCAAGGAGATACTAATGGACACTTTACCTAATTAG